The genomic region ACTATAAGATGCATAACAAAAGGCATGGGTAAGCACAACATGTACAAAggaaatgcatttaaaatacaTGTTTGGGTGATTGAGCTGAGCAAATGGGTCTGATAATTTCACGTAGCCTACCTTGTGGTAATATGATGTGGACTTTACATCATATTACAAGTATGAGAATAATAAGTAGTAAGTAAAAGATTAGCTGTAACTTTCTATTCCATTTTTCTAGGTTTAGCTATCTAAAAGAATGTGGTGTCGCCTGATTACAGTAAGTATAGAAAACCTTTTGCCAGACATGAAATTTTGGCtgaattattttcttgttttcatcTTATTCAAGAATATCATTATTGCAAAATGTGTCTTTGGCAGATGTTTATCTTTTTCAGTGTGGGCAGATTTTGTCACCATACAGTGGACACAATGCAATGACTGAACTTTAAAGGTATACCTACACACATATAGTGGACACAAAAATGAAGGGCAGGTTCTAAAGTAGTTATAGTAAAACTCACATATCATTTCAGTTTTTGGAGTCTgccataatgaaaaaaaaagaaaacaaaaaaacaacttccaAGCAATCAGTTTTAAGGTCTAGTTTGGCAGGTTCTGTCATGGGAAAAAGGTCTCTGCGCAGTCTTGTAAAAAAACGAAGTGCACCCTCACTTCTTTTTAGAAATCGAGAGTGTAattagcagccaggtgctgctaatcaaatccACTTGATAACTGATCAACACGTATGACCGCCTCCATGAAAGCAGAgcttttggcagtttgctggtctggagcatttagATGCATGTTTGTACAATACCAAAAAGAAAAGGCATCAGCAATGACTTTAGATCCTAACAGTTATAGGATCATTTTCAATCAATTCCAAAATGATTGGTCATTCTGCAGTAAGAAAGAGtcacaagtggaaaatgttTCAAGATTGTCATCAGTCCACTCAGGAGTGGATGTCCCAACAACTTCACGCCAATGTAAGACTGCAGTTCTCAGAGAAATTGTAAAAAACCTTCTCACtcaaaagaacatggcagcatggcttaggtttgcaaaactGCATCTGAAGAAACCTCAAGATGAAGAATGTCCTTTGAACACAAGATCAAAGTAGAGATGTTTGACAATAACACACAGTGCCACATTTGTAGAAAACCAAACTTAGCATATTTGCACAAACATTTCATACAAACTGTCTAGCCCTGTGGTTAAGGGATGATGatctgggcttgttttgcagccacaggacccgGGTACCTTGTCGTTATCATGTCGAGCATGAATCCATCTTTATGCTAGAGTAGCATTTGtaatattctagagtcaaatgtgaggctatCTATCTGAGAGCAAAAGTTGGGTCCAAATTGGGTTGTGCAAAAGGActatgatcccaagcacagcagcaaatcaacAGAATTactgaagaaaacaagagtcaAGGTGTTTCAAAGGtacagtcaaagtccagacctcaaccttaCTGAAATGCTTTGGCATTATAGCAAAATGCAGTCAGACCAACTGTAGTGGGATCCACCACAAAGGCAGCTTTGACTATTTGGCAGGTGTTAACATGTCTCTCTATCTGTGGACAGATTTCGTCAGCAGAGTAGTGTCACAATCTTCCTTTAATTGTATGACGTCAAAAGATTTTGAAGATGACTGGTGTGAGAACTCGTGGTCTATGGTTCTCCATGGTCTCTATTTATGTACATTTTCAACTATTCTGTAGACTCAATAAACCTCTGTACTTAATTTTTAAAGGAcctaatattttgtacattcaGCATGACTGTCCTTGAGCCAAGTCTCTTATTTGTAAGACACGCAGTTACTCTAACTGACAGTTTTCAGCCAGAATGTTTCTCTGTGGTAATTCCTGTTTGATCTGaagggcgtgtgtgtgtgtgtgtgtgtgtgtgtgtgtgtgtgtgtgtgtgtgtgtgtgtgtgtgtgtgtgtgtgtgtgtgtgtgtgtgtgtgtgtgtgtgttctctcgCACTCCCCTTTGAAAgggagtgtgagagagaaagagggagagagagacaggatgaACAGCCTGTCTGTCAGGTGTTGGTACTCACATTAGTCATGTTTAAaacaaaggattctgggaagaGATGATGGCCAACACAAAGAGCATCAAGACTCCTCGGTGACACCCGATCTcctatttttgtgtgtgtgtctgtatgtgtgtgtgtgtctagataagtgtgtgcgtatgtgtggtGGGGGGCTTTCTTTAGGGGGTTTGGGGGTGCCTCATTGGCTGCCATGCTGAGGTCAACCTGGGGTCAGGACTTGTGTGATGGATGGACCACTGTCTCTAGACTACTAGCTAGTCCTCACTCCTCCTGTGGGCCTCAGACCTGCTGAAGTATCCTAGCTGTGCTCTTCTCTTTTCACATCTCTTTGTATAACTCCATTTGGCACTCGAAGTAGGAGTGCTTCATCAAACAAAAGGGGCTCAGCGAAAACTGCAGACATCTCTTTGAGGTGAGTTCTGTTGTCAAGATGTGGCTGTGCACCACTTTACCCAGCCTTTGTTACTCATGTAACCTCTACTTTTCCTACCTCTAATCATTACAATACACATTCTGCCTTCCCTAAACTACCCTAGCGACCATGGTCTAACATGCCTGGCATGACAGACTGTTACTAACCACATGATGTCACCTCTCTTCTTGTTCCCCTCCTTCTCTTCCACCATCATTCTGTCAATCCCTCCATCGGCTCCGTCCCTGTATCGGCACATGGAGATGCACATCTGTCGATGGAGGAATTCATTTTGGCTGCCAATCACAACAGGGGAGTGGTCAATGAGTGCAGACGTGCCAATACCTCGACTACCCTGATGAGTgacttctgtctctctgtctctcagtctctctGGGTTTCCAACACTTTATGTCTGAGAGAAGAGGCTCTCTgcttttcttcatttgttttttactctgctgtgccctgtgtgtgtgtgtgtgtgtgtgtgtgtgtgtgtgtgtgtgtgtgtgtgtgtgtgtgtgtgtgtgtgtgtgtgtgtgtgtgtgtgtgtgtgtgtttatgcactGCATAATGGCACAGCTGACCATAAACAAACTCCAACTTGCTTGAATATGTAATAGCACAGTCTGCTTGTTTCATTCATATGTAAAGCTCTGCAATCATCTTCACTGACCTTGAAAAGAATATTACTGTTTGTGGTCATATCCCCGCATCATTGTTTGCAATGCCTAGCTGATGTTTACTCTTTTTAAATTCTTGATTCTATAATGTCTTTTATGTGTGCATGCAGGTGCACAACCGCccactctcactcacacacatatacgcacacacacacaaacacattgtaaaaatgtggaaaaaagcaAATGAACTTTGCAGAGTGTGAGGACATGACAATTATTTCTGCAGTTATCTGCCTTCACCTTGTATTTGCATAGGCTACTCAGCAGTTTCTCTGACATACTGGAGGAATGAAATTTAATTACAAAGGTTTTGAGCAACAAATTTTGATATCAGTGTCCTATTAAAATTTGCAATGGATGGTGTAATGACCCAGATTTTGAACTTTCTATAATGTGCTTATTTTGAAACCCCATTCCTCTATTTTCCAGATTTTATCAGGTTTATCAGAAATTAatagtctttttaaaaaaactttaacTTGTCCACATGGACATGCACAAGAAAATTTtgaaatttaaatatgaaaaaagatcAAAATTAAATCAGCTGTAGAGATGCAATCTTTGGAGTTATATTTCCatttttcgtgtgtgtgtgtgtgtgtgtgtgtgtgtgtgtgtgtgtgtgtgtgtgtgtgtgtgtgtgtgtgtgtgtgtgtgtgtgtgcttatgtgCTTGCACGTGCAAAATCATTCCTTAATGCTTTCAAACTGTCACATTTAGATTTCTTATATGCAGTACTGTGTTTCCAGGCGGATGTGTGTATAGACGTACAGATTTGTTTGCTCTCAGGTTTGTAGCCTGTGGGTCTTTTTTCATCAACTGCTTCTCTTTTGGCTCTCATAAATCATGCAGGAGGAAAGACACcgccacaaattattttttatgcaACAATATAAAGTGAAAGCTTCGACAAGTATTTCAAAAGTATTTGTCAATCAACACCAGGCAGTGTACTTGAGCTTTTAAATTAAATCACCTTTTAAAAATGGTCTGTTTCATAATTTATTTGCAgtataaaaatttaaaacattttttaaaaatccgaAGTGTTTAATTGTTTGCCGAAACAGTCTAAAATACACACTAATCACTAATTAAGAATCGTTCTCAATATGCTGTAGTAGAAGGCCATTAATAAAATTATAGTTAGTGAGAGAATAAAAcgtaaacaaaacagaaaaaatgcatatttcaaaataaaatagaaaaatatctttcaaatattttaattcggttaaaatatagtaaaataattcatattacTTTGATGTGAAACTGAATAAACACGTAGACACTTTTGTTGTCATGCAGTTTGCTTTAGAAGTTTATCATTTCTTTCTTATGTAGACTTTGGAGGGCTTCTTCCTTGTTTTccaaattcattttaaatttagatattggtgaatgtttgagctgatattaataacattttagcttatctcttttttaaatgttatcgGTTTAATTTAATTATACAATAAAGTAATTTTTTTCACAGTTGGTGGATTATTTTTTGCAATGATAGTATTTCCCAAGTGCCTCTTCGTATtcgtttgaatttatttttatttatttacttatttatttttcgtTTGGTTCGCAGTTTtcacaaaaataaatttaaaatttgCGTTTATGTAGTTAAGAAGACACACCAGATATTTCAGTTGAAATTCAAACTTATTTTTGTTTCTACTGTTAtttgaaaagctaaaaaaaatgctgtatttaacTCAGTATACTGGCACAAATATGCTTGGTGGCCTACAAGACGTCTGTTTCAGTCACTTTGAATTGTAATAGGAATCCAATTCCTGCATCAGTTCGTTAAGTCATAAGCTTTAAACCTTTAGTCATCCGCACCAAAGCCCTAATGGTTTGAGTTAAACATCTGTCATCGTCCACGTGTTTATCTCAGGTCCTTAATGGGAAACATCAGCCGCGCAGTGCTGGATTCTGACGGTCGGACCAGTGAAATCGCCTGTCTCACCGCGCTGAGGtcatttttttaacaatttaacACGGAGTCTGAAAGTGTTTTGGTCAAACAGGCCGTCGTAGATGAACTGTGAATGCATTGTTAAGGTGCTTGTTTACCCAGTAAACTGTTGTTTAGCTTTGGGTGTTGCTGTGACAACAAAAGTCAAACCGTGACCGAGGATTGAcccttttttttcagtgtttccccCCCACTCTGCATGGCTTCTAGAGCGCACGGGGTCGTATAGGGAGCTTCAGAGAACCTAAAAACTGGGGTCCAGGGACACCCAAGGGTCCTTGAAGGGATTTAAAGGTCTGCTTTAACATAGATACTTTTCTTTCAGTGACGACATGGAGGTAAATTGAGTAAGACAAAAAGTATATAAAAAGTAAAGTTTCTTCACCATTGACTTACAACATAAACTTGAGATTAACTTTGTGTTCTAATTTTAGCACTAAAGTCACACTTTTcacccaaaacaaaaatattttaaggtaaaATAAATGGAGGTCAAACGTGAAGAATCACCGTGGAAAATTTGCGTAAGATAGCTTTTAAAAACGGCCAACTAAACGAGATTAGACATACTTATTAAAACCCTCCGTACATTCGTAATATTATGGAACacatagtaaataaataaagaaaattaatttaaggTAAATAAGACATTAATCTAAAGTCCGTTACAAGTTTTGGTGTTTCATATATTGCAAGTGAAATGTGTATTTCTATCTTATAAATAGTAGATCAGAAATATTATTTGTTTAGTGATTCGACCTTTTCCTCTAAACCTTCTCAGTATCAAtaataacatatttatttttaaaaatgtgtccgCCTAAGCCATTtaacaaaaaagcagaaatgcgCGCATAATAAGGCACTGTAACTAACtactttttaatttagtgtTATATGTTTCTCTGCGATCTCCAGTTAAAATCctggaaagggggggggggggtgctgtcATTAGCGTTCATTTAAATGAATACTGAACGCTTGTATGCGGTTTTGgtaaatctattttttttaataatgcaaataaaatgaatatttccaGAGGTTCGAGATTTCCCCTCCAGCCCTTCTGTTCTCAATTAGACTGGTCTCCAAAGCAGGCCCCGAGCAACAAGTCTGTGTACGGATTATTTATACCGAAACAACTTCTCGAAAAGCAAAATGAGGGTACCTGTAGTTACCAAAATAACCTTGTTAGGTTCTATACAAAACATCCTTTGTCCTTTGTAGAAAAACGCGACGCACCGCCTGCCGACAATAAATAGACGAATAAAAGACAGATTGTCCACGTAACTTACGCTCCTTCTCCGTGTTTGTTAAGGCTGAATTAGACAGAGCAGTCTGCGCTGCTGCCTCAGCAGGTCCCCGCAGCTCAAATATAGCAGCTCCCGCAGGTGGATCCGAAGGTAAAGGAGAATGTTGCTCATTAATCATGGCTCTTTTGGCGCTTCTTTGCCCTTTTATGGTACGATGGCCTCGCATCGTGCACACCAggaattaaagcaacaaaagaaCCAGGAAACCCTCTTTTAGTTTGAAAATGGGGATATAGGTTAGCTTGAAtagagcagtttaaaaaaatccatccaGTTTTGCTCCCACTTCAAATGCATCATTGCAAGGGTCGTTTATTGCACTCATAACGTGAGTTTATTTTCCAAAGCAACATAATCGATATCAGATTAAAACTCAAATGACCAAAtagcatatttttaaataagatgagcctgtctctctcttcctctgacaGCTGACATAAGCTTGAAATATAAATACTCTGGTCAAAGCAGTGTTGTGCACACACAATTATGACATGCGATGCTGCAAGTTGTCACAGTTCGGCTTGTCATCAGGTAGGGATGATGACACCGCCGTGTAACTTGTGGTGAGGGGGGGATGACAGGACCAGCGGGGGCACCATTCTTGTCAATAGCCTAACCTCGATGTTTTAATCAATAGTTTCTTTTTGTCCCTTCAATAAGCCAAGTGCTCGATAAGGTTGTCATCACAGATGACGCTGACGTCCTCGCTCTCATCTTTGCCCTGGATAAACATGCCTTTCTTATGCCAGTAAATCTTTACCCCGGGGACAGTGGCGCGCATGGCTGCATACATTTAGAGACTTTGGGGTTGAGTCAAGCAGACGCGTGCAGCTTCTCAGGGGGTTGGAAATGAACATAGGTTTGCTTTTCTGTCTGCTGGGTTTAGGAAAATTTTAACCATAGCATTTGCTCTGACAACGAATCGAAAGTCTGCAGCACACGCTCCCCCTTAGAAATGACAcatagggaaaaaaaactttagagGTAAACGCACTTTAATACACACGATTGACCCGTAAACGTCTCTCTGGACTAAACAGTTGTGTGCTTCACTCGATTTAACAGCTAGCAGGTTAAAGCTTCAAACGTACAAAGCCATAAAATGACCGATTCCGCAACTGATAAAACTCAGCTCCTCACTAATAATACATGAAAGCATTACGCATCATGCAAACCTCACGCAACAGACAAACAGttgacacacacagacctgaAACACAGAAGAGACAGTTTTTAAGTGGCTACTGGAACAGTGTACTCATTAACAATTTGATAACCGAGGTTATCTCGTTGATTGTGTGATGCCTAATTGATGGCATCCGGTGCAATCAGACTGGCTGGGGTGCACAAGTTTGGCAAATCTGAGGTATTTGTGAGTGCAGATTTGTGACACTTGCCTCTTCAGAGGCAGACTTAAAGATGGCGCTGAGTGTCCCTTGCACAGCATAATTGTGGCGAATTGCAATTTCAAAAGCGAATAGACAGATTTTAACCAATGCACTTTGTTTTTTAGGGCGGCAAGGTTATAGATCTtgcaaacacaacacacaataTAAAACGAATATGGTCCAGAAGTGGTCCGTGAGTTCCCCAATAGTGCATTGTTCACATCATGTATGGGCACAACTGTCATCCATTAACAAATTTTTGCCTTTGATACACTTGTATGGAATTTGGTATACGCAGGCCGCCTTGACCCATAGAAGTAAAGGGGTCACCTGACCCTCAGTTGGAGGCGAAAGGATCAGCCCCCGTGGAAGACACAGTGGAGGATGTGGGAGAAGGAGTAGATGGGGCTGAGATAGATTTCTCGGATGCTGCATCGTCCATTTTCTCCTGACTGCTGTCCGAGGATGTAAGTTTGGCTGGCAGCAGCCCTTCTTTCTCTCGCTTTTTCTGCTTCATCCTCCGGTTCTGGAACCAAATTTTCACCTGAGTCTCATTCAGTTGCAGCGCGGCTGCAATTTCTACACGGCGCGCCCGGGTCAGGTACTTGTTGAAGTGGAATTCCTTCTCTAGTTCCGTCAGCTGTTTGGTTGTGAAGTTGGTCCGGACCGTGTTCGGCTGACCAGCATAACCATACTCACCAGACCTCCCtgcaaagaggaaaacaaatcaCTGTAACTCtgaaaagagggttttttttcttctctgatcAGAGTACACATATGCCTTGAGACTGTACTGTGTCTGTGCAACAAGGCTCAACTTTTAGGTACGAGCCAAATAGCATTAGCTACTCGAAAAAACATCCAACAAGGGCCTTAGAAGAGATTCAAATATTATACAACACATGTGTTATCACACAGGTGGATTACGTTAAAATGAAAGGATCTAAAGTACTACATTAAAAGTTAAGTTCATATATTGGTGTTTCGTGtgcttattttatttcttgAAAAACTTCCCAGATTTTGGATCTGGATAAGACAGCATTTTTGTGCACCCGCACTTTCACCCACTATACTTGGCACCAACCTGTTTTTGGTGGATTCCTCTTAACTTTCATCCAGTCAAAAGTCTGTGCAGACGATGCGCCCTCAGACAGAGGTGAACAGCAAGCCTCCAGATGAGCAGCATGCAGAGGTGACAGCGGGTTTGAACACCCTGGATAAGGGGGCGCTTGCTCGTGCCCGCCGCTGTAGGCAGTGTGGCTATACTGCAGTTGACCCAGGGGGGCGGCACTGTAACCATGGCGATGCTGAGAAACCATGGAGGAGGAAATGTTACCAGAGTACATCAGTGGGCCGCACTGAGGGAACGCAGCTGAGGTGTCTACTTCCTGGGCGAGGGCATGGTGGTTATATGTAGCGCAGAAACTTTGGGGTCCATAGTTAGAGCTGCAGGCCGCGTGGGCCCCATAGGGGAGACTTAGAGAGCTGGCATTAGACTGGTACGACCCCGGCTGGTGAGAGACGCAGTCAGGAGAAGCTCTGCTCACCATAAAATGGTCATCCACCCCGCAGTTGTTAACAGTGGCCCCGCACGACTGGAAAGTTGTAATCCCGTGGTCCGAGTGAAAAGCCCTAACAGTGCATGAGCCACCTTCCCCGCTCATCACCGTGTAGTCTAAGAAACTGCTCATTGTAGCATTTTTTCTAACCGGAACGAGGGACCGTCCTCTGCACAGACAACCCCCTGATGTCTTCCTTTCTCCCCTCTTACCCCGAGTGACCGTGCCAATCTTTACCTATACTAGGTCTTATCAGAGAAGGGAGGGGGTCGCACGGGCCGATATCAATGAACGGGTTCTGTCACGTGGGCCCGGGTCAGCCAGTGAGGTACTTGTCCTTATCCCTTTAGCCGGTGACAGATTGGTGTTTGAGGGGCTATTTAAATTCCAAGCACTCGTCGATCAAGGTGACGCGCGTCGCCACTAATGTATTGGCCGAGCAAACAATGAGCTGCGAGGCAGACAGCGGTGGACAGCTTCGGGGTCGCATGAAGAGCGGGgccactgttaaaactgtttcttCTAAGCTCCACTGTGCGCTCTTCCACGACCACAGAGAGAGATTAACGTTTGTCCCTCTGCACCCTCGCCATGAGGACGACCTAGCACTCTGACCTAAGGTAGGTATTTTTGGAACAGAGACGAgaataggtgtgtgtgtgtgtgtgtgtgtgtgtgtgtgtgtgtgtgtgtgtgtgtgtgtgtgtgtgtgtgtggtgacaCGTGCGCATAACAGTTGCGATTTCATGTGTATAACGGTGTCATTATCTTCTagttggatggatgggtggatggatgggtgcgTGTCACTGCCACGGGCTATCTGTGGGCTATTAATGTCACATTCCCTTGCCAAATGTTTCACTTCACGCGTGAACATTGAGAGAAATATTGTCACAGAGTGATGGTGAAGGGAAGCAAAAGACAGAAAACGTATCTCCCGTCACAGACCGCCTTTTTATTTTGCACAACTTTGTTTCCCCATCAAGGTCGCATTAGACGTATATGACTGCTCGCTTTGCCGGGAGGTCACAGGTGATGAAGCGACAAGACAACACATAGAACATTAAGATGATGTGGTATTAATTTCTTTCCCCCCTCTGCTCCGGTCATAGGGTCTGCTATCCACCCTGATTTCACTCCCACATGTATTCATTATGCATGTATAGTGATCAAATGATCTCATAACGCCAGGCCAGTCGTGGAGCTAATGCATCCACATAGCCCGAGGTGCAAGTGTGGGCTGATTATCCTGTTAAGTTCATCAAATAAAGCTGTTGGCGAAATTAATGCCCACGACAAGCGGCGTTGAGAAGGGGTAGAGCTTGTGCGTGGGAGACTGGCGGCAGCGGCAGCAGATGCCCAACCTCTCACTGAGGAAGCAAAAGGAATGAAGCGGGAAGAAGGGAGGGACGGAGGGAgggagtgagtgagagaggCTCACACGGAGGGATGAGCGCCCCCAAAGGTCGCATGTGGTCATGCACTCGAAATCTCGAAATGTTTTTAACCTCTAGAGAAAATATATGATCGTATTCTTGGAGATATTTTATCGCTATACATTCCAGGGAACACTTTACGCAGCGGTGGTTATGgatcaaacacagctggtgTTTTTGTCACTGTATCAATTATTTACAATTCTTTGCGCTGCTTTGACTCCACTACATGTCAGAGGGGACTACTGGAGCCCACTGTTTACGCCtcacttttaattaaataatacaacagTGTGTAAAGGCGCCCCACGTGGACAAGCACATCATTCAGATGATGCTTACTCGTTAATAATAAGGATCGTGCAATAATGTGAGATGTTATGCAGCAATACCACACAGTTACTTT from Pelmatolapia mariae isolate MD_Pm_ZW linkage group LG22, Pm_UMD_F_2, whole genome shotgun sequence harbors:
- the hoxa1a gene encoding homeobox protein Hox-A1a gives rise to the protein MSSFLDYTVMSGEGGSCTVRAFHSDHGITTFQSCGATVNNCGVDDHFMVSRASPDCVSHQPGSYQSNASSLSLPYGAHAACSSNYGPQSFCATYNHHALAQEVDTSAAFPQCGPLMYSGNISSSMVSQHRHGYSAAPLGQLQYSHTAYSGGHEQAPPYPGCSNPLSPLHAAHLEACCSPLSEGASSAQTFDWMKVKRNPPKTGRSGEYGYAGQPNTVRTNFTTKQLTELEKEFHFNKYLTRARRVEIAAALQLNETQVKIWFQNRRMKQKKREKEGLLPAKLTSSDSSQEKMDDAASEKSISAPSTPSPTSSTVSSTGADPFASN